From Ureaplasma urealyticum serovar 8 str. ATCC 27618:
CTTGGATATTTATATTTAAATATAACATTAAAATATTATTAAATATTAATAATTTTAACATAATATAGAGAATTGAAATGTGGTTATGATCTTCAATAATTAATAATTTATGAAATTTATTTATTCTTCATCATTTTCATCATCATTAAATTTTAATAAAAGTTTATTTGGATCAATTTTTCTAATTGTTAACCCATTGATTTTCTTTTTTAAAGTATTTAGTTTTTTGTTAATAATATCTCCAGCAGTTTCTTCAATACTTTCTGCTTTTTTAATAATAGCTTTTGAATCATCGATTATTTTTTTAGTTTTATCATTAATGTATTGTAGAGTGTTATCAATAATATCTTTTTTTAATTCTTCAAGATTTGTTTCAATTTTTGCACGATCTTCATATTTTATGATTTGTGAATTAATTCTTGCTTTAAGAGTTGCAAAATTTCGAATCATATCAACTAATGGAATGAAATATTGAGGACGTACAGCAAACATATTTTCATATTCATTAATTTTTTTAATTATAAAATGATCATCAGGTTCTAATTCGGTTACTAAAATTGCGTATTCAGATTTTTGATTAATGCGATCTTGATTTAATTTTTTATAATGTACACTATTTTTTGTACCCTTTTGATTGTCATAAAATTCTGTTTTGGCCTCAATCGTTGCACTAAAGATTAATTTTTTATCATCATTTGATGTTTCTTTATCAAAAAATTCTAATAAAAAATCAGCTTTTTTACCATCAATCACCTCATTAATTTTAGTGAATGCCATATCAGGACATGAAAAAGAGTAAGTTTCATCAAATTTATTTTTTAATCATTGTTCAAGTTCTTCACCAACAAGTTTGACATTTGATGATTTTTCACGTTTTAATTGTTCAATACCTTCTTTTAATTTATCAATTTCGTTATTTTTTTTAGTTTCAAGATCCTTAATTTCAGCAGTTTTTTGATAGTTTCATTTTAATTTAGCATTTTCCATATCTTTTTCATGATTTTGAATAGATAGTTTTAATTTTTCTATTTCAAGATCTAAATCTCTTTTATCTTTAATAATTTTTTGATATTCATCACTTTCTTTAAAATTAACAATTGCCATTCTTTCAACATTATCTAATTTACTTTTTTGTTCAATAATAGTATTTTTTAGCGATTCTGTTTCTTCCTCAAATTTGTTTTTTAACTT
This genomic window contains:
- a CDS encoding DUF2130 domain-containing protein: MKTTANKKIKLINIEKLEFEILEPINTNEILVFKDENSTIYESFNQNLEKQRDEFIKKIREEEEQNWRNDFIANDRDYNELVKQRYEFEKQRDELKEKLKNEGDKAIAHFKDSDEYKSLIKAQEKINSLNKTIESNEQNYKKEIENIKLKLKNKFEEETESLKNTIIEQKSKLDNVERMAIVNFKESDEYQKIIKDKRDLDLEIEKLKLSIQNHEKDMENAKLKWNYQKTAEIKDLETKKNNEIDKLKEGIEQLKREKSSNVKLVGEELEQWLKNKFDETYSFSCPDMAFTKINEVIDGKKADFLLEFFDKETSNDDKKLIFSATIEAKTEFYDNQKGTKNSVHYKKLNQDRINQKSEYAILVTELEPDDHFIIKKINEYENMFAVRPQYFIPLVDMIRNFATLKARINSQIIKYEDRAKIETNLEELKKDIIDNTLQYINDKTKKIIDDSKAIIKKAESIEETAGDIINKKLNTLKKKINGLTIRKIDPNKLLLKFNDDENDEE